The window GGTTCTCAAATCTatcctgggggaccaccagccagttgaGGTTTCAAGATAACCCTACCCTACTACATATGTGTGAGAGATTTGCCTATAATGGAGGTGGGAGGTAGCTGGTAGGCATGCAGAGCTACTTCATTCATATTaattagggatatcctaaaaacctgacccaTTGAGAATTTGGAGTGAAGACCAATTTTCCAATGGGCAAACTGGTCCTGAAAGCAACTGTTTGACTTGGAGGCATGTGAAACAGCAGCCCTGGAGGGTTgcaagtcagtcaggttttcaggatagccctaatgaatattcaagagaataTCTGCATGCACCACCTTCATTCATGGCCCTCCAGCATTTCAGTTTTCACATCCATTAGGTTAGAGGACGCAAGTGCTTTCTTGTATTTTTTCCCTGTGTATTTATTATGTTTATGTACTGCCTGTATCAACACAGAGTCAAGCCCCAAAACACTACAGCAAACAAGGACAGGAACTGGGAAATGCAGTTCCTCTTCTGTCCGTCCTGATATTATGATCCTCCACCTGCCTGCAGCTGAAATCTCCCATCTAGTCAGGAACTGGGACTCCAGCTGAGGTTGAAAACCTGGGGTGGTTCAGAAGGAAGGAAAAGAACCTTCTCTTTATTGGGGCAGCTCCCAGTTCAAACTTTTCAATTGAAGGGGCTCTTAAGGGGAATGGGAAAAACAAGtataaaggagagaaaatggaGGTTGGGTGTTGGCCAACTGATGGTTCAGTGAGAAATAACTTTCTATATACCGAGGTGTTTCTGGGCTCAAATTCGCTGCCTGGTTGCTTAGTGGAAAATAGTTCCTTTCTGTCTCGAGCTGAGCCCAGGTGTAAGGGGATAAGAAGCAAGACTTCCTGCTCTACTGCAGAGTCTGTGGATTCAGATTCTTTCAGGATTCCACTGTCTCTTTTTTTACAGCTGTGTCCAGGGAAAGAAAAGGTAACCTGGTTAGAGCCCAGTGTCAGGAGGAACATGGGGCTAaaatggctggggctcttcagcttggagaaaagatagcttgaggagagatatgatagaggtctataaaataatgagtgaagtggaataggtagatgtgaatcagttgtttacgctttccaaaaatactagtaggGATACACAGTAAAgcgacaaagtagtaaatttaaaatgaatcagagaaaatatttcttcgctcaatattaaactctagaattcactgccagagaatgtagtaaaagcagttaggttagcagggtttaaagaaggtttggataggttcctaaaagtccataagccattattaaaatggagaaaatccactgtttatttctagaataagtagcataaaatgtgttgtactgttttgggatcttgccaggtacttgtaacctgagtttgccactgttggaaacaggatgctgggcttgatggaccttcagtctgccccagtatggcaatacttgcaTCCTTATGGTGAATCACTGTGTGCAAACCCTGTTCATTGTACAGCAGAGGCACTAGGTGTAAAAGGGAGAAAAGGCAGATTAGACAGCACCTGGTGACTCAGAAGAACCTGATAGTGCAGTGCATTAGAAAGTTTACTGGGTTCAAATCCCTCAATGGGTGGCCTGCTGCTGTCCGTTTTGCAACTACCTCCAGAAAGAAGAGATAAGGGAGAGAAAACGAGATTCAATGTAACTGAGTAGTGGTGGCTCAAAGGAACATGATCCTGTGCTATAGAGTCActaggttcaaatccctctgACTTTTACAGCTGAATACACAAGGCGGAGGTATAAAGGGAAGAAAAAGCACTTTGCTTGCAATTGGCTTCCTGGTGGCTTGATAGGTAAAAACTCAGTAACTGCTTGGGGGCAGTTAAGCTTAAACTTTTCCTATGAAAAATGTTACTAAAACTACCACTTTCTCTTCAACTGGAGACAATGAGAGTTGAACCCAAAGTTCTGGTGTTACTAACCCAGTACCTAACCTCTAGGCTAGCAAGATTTTCACACAAAGGTATCTTCAGAACTTCTCCTTAGAGCTCTGCAGGACAGAGACCTTCTTCCAGGAGCTGCTGGTGGCTGACATAAAACTAACCTGCATGTATTCAGGGGGTTCAAATCCATACATGCTTGTctaattttaaaatataattagtAAAAATGCAACCAGTTAAGTTGTACTTAACATTTTGTAACAAGTAATAAAAAGTTTTGTGTAATCAGACTTGCAGTAAAGTCTGCTTTAATAATTTTTAATCCCATCGGGTGATACATGACTGAGGTGAAGGCCTGCCACAAAACCCCTGATGTTCTCTCGTGtccattcctctccccccttacTGATTTGGAAGAGACTAGTGTGGTCTCTTCTAAAGAGCCCAATTCTCATGAGGATAGGAACCACACTTGAGAGGTTCCCGATGTCTCTAGGACTTACCTTGTGATGAgccatccatccatagcaacgACTGTGTTGGAGATTCTGAGACTAAAGTTAAGAGGCACAGGCCTGAGCACATGGGAGATTTCAGACGCAGAACAGGCACTAGGAGTGCTGGAGTGATGAATTATAAGATTAGGCTCCTGAGACTCAGGACAGAAGAGAGGAAACAGACAAATGTAAAAGTAGGAGGTGCTATAGCCAAACAGGCCAGGGATCTCCAGCCAATTGAATTTGGTCAGGTAACATCTTTCTACAGGAAGTAAAGGTTATTCATCTCCCTCAATCCTCTAATATGGCCACAGCACTTTGCACtccctaagaggtccttttacaaagccatgctagctttCTTAGTGCacactgattagcacatgctaaacactagaaatgtaagggcatctctaacatttagcacatgcttattgtttttttagcatgcctttgtaaaaggaccccacggtAGCTGCCACCCACTCCTTGAACTCCATTAGGGGTCTTCTTGCTTGAGATTCCTAGCACTAAAGATGTTGCTTTAGGCAAGGGAGTATCTTCTAAAGACACAGTAGACAggtctttattttgtttttaatcaaATAGTAGAACAGTATTGTTTTTAACAAAATAAATGGACCATAAAAACATCTCAGTATAAACTTGCACACCAAAACCCAGCCTCTTGCCTCAAACTGTATTTCCCTATGTCACAGGCTCAGCTTCTCTCTACCAATAAATCCAGCCCATTGCAAAGAAAACTGATTGCGCTTTGCTAGAATATAGATCAGTTGAAATGCTGCACATCACCTTCCGTCAGTACTGAAAGATGATAATGCTTTGATCACTGAAGCTGCTTCAGAAAGCACATCACAACCCAACAGCCCAGACCACTCTACGTTGTAGTATTCATCTTGAAATTAAAAACCTATTCTCATATCCTCCTTTCTTGCACTATTGACACTAGTTCCCAAATTTTACAGTGCGGTGGCTGCTGAAAACAAAGTTTCACCTCTTTCCCGTAATATCAAGCAGTTGTCTTTGTACCTTGAATACCTCGTCTCTTTCAACATTAGGAATCATACAGCTTTTGGATTAGACcgccaaaactgagcacaatactccaggtggggcctcaccagcaacttgcacaggggcatcaacacctttcttctactggttacacCCCTCTCAGTGCAGCCTAGAACCCTTCTACTGTTTTGTTGCTTCAAGGTCCTCAGATACCATTACCCCCAAGTTCcctctgtctgtgcatatcagccttaCCCCTCGAGGAACATACGGCTCCCTTGATTTCATCTCCcctaattgccaaacattaggccattcttctaatttttgcagatcccttttcacgttttctactccctccagtgtTGTCCACTCCATTACAATTCCTTGTAACATCTgcaaaaaaaggcaaactttccttttaacctttcagcaatgtcactcaaatAATATTGCACAGAATCAGCCTCAGTATCGATCTCTgccactcacctttccttccaaggagtgaattccattaaccaccaccctctggcgtctatcAATCAGTTTCTAATCCTACTTTgaagtcctaacttcagcctgtcaagtttattcaatagCCTCTTTTGAGGAACAGAAATCCAAGtaaattacatctagcacacatcctCAATCCAATTCTGTGGTTGCCCAAAGTACataataagtattgccacattgggacagactaaaggtccatcctgtttccaacagtggccaatacctggcaagatcccagaaaagctcaatacattttatgatgcttatcccagaaatcagcagtggattttcccaagtcaatttaataatggtttatggacttttcctttaggaagccatccagaccctttttaaaccctaataaccacctttaccacattatctggcaacgaattccagagtttaattacacagagtgaagaaacattttctccaattcgcattaaatgtactactttgtagcttcatcgcatgccccctagtactagtattttggggaaaaattcaatctaattcatttggcacgatttacctttggtaaaaccatgttgcttcaTATCCTGTAACTCACTGGATTCCAGGAAGTCCACTATCCTTTCATTCAGCaacacttccattactttcccaACAACTAAAGTGatgcttaccagcctgtagtttcccctTCTTCTCATTGCCacctttgtgaagagggaccacatccactcttctccaatcctgtggaacctctcccatctccaaggatttattaaacaaaatcTTTAAGAAAACTTGGCCAAACCTCTCTAAGCTCCCTTTATATCCTCAGATGGatcccacccagtcccatggctttgtccaactTCAAGTTTTCAAATGGTCCATAAACTTATTACTCTGATCGGTGtaatatctactccattctcatatgtaccttcaGTATTTTCCTCTTTGCTCTCCACGTGGCcatccacagcatctttcagtctcaatgCCATTTATAGACTCCCACCTTGtactaatatatctgaaaaaaattcGTCTCTCTTACATTTCtagtcatttgttcttctgcCTCTGCTTTCACCAGATGTATCTCCCCCTTGGctttttcagtttcatctggtatttcACGAATGacaactcttttgcctttattttctcagccacttgtttggagaacctcatcggtttccttttttcattgcttttatttactttcctcacaTAAAGGGGAGTAGCCATgttaatagctcctttcagcccgGACccctgtctttccacttctcacATGTCTTCCCATCCTATCAGCTCTTTCTTCGGTAcacccccattttactaaagtcagcatattTGAAAcctaggactttgagttttgatgTCAAACCAAACCATCTGATAGGGCACCAAATCCAGCGTCACtgcttccctcgtgggttcagtCACCATTTGCctaagcagagcactttgaaaggcatccatgatCGCCCTACTTCTTTGATTCTACAGATGGAATGTTCCAGTCCACATCAGGTAGGTTGAAATCTCCTGATAACAGcacttcccctttctttctcaacttttggatatctgcagCCAGAtcgtgttggaggtctgtagccAGCACCCatgtgatccatatcgcttctacCTTTCCCCAGAATCTCTGCATTTCAATTGCTTTGATGTTGTTTCCTCACACATAGAGCTGCTCCTCTACCTTTTTGACCATTTCTATCCTTCCCTAAAAAGATTACAACccagtatgtttgcatcccagtCATTGAACCATAACTCCATGATAGCAACAATATCAAAAATCTACCTCTACTATCAGGGTTTGCaaatcatgaactttgttgcttagactgtggGCGTTTGTAGTCACAgttttccagctacatttcagtggcactcACCTTCTGTATAATAGTTTTTGGTTTAGTCTAACCTTCTATGGTATTGCTAAGATAGCAGCTTGTCTTTTGCTGGGGGTTCCTACTGCCACCCCcagcttctagtttaaatgccgaGACACATATTGTCAATCTCTCACCAAGGATTCTTTTACCTGCCACACAGCGAGAGACAGCCCATCATTACATTAtagtttgtttttccatgtattgccccatcctccaatGTACTTCAAACCTTCTTGGTGACAGCAGGCTTTCAGCCATTTATTGAAGTTCTCAATATTTTGTAATCTTTCCTCTCCCTGTCCATAAACAGGCAGAACTTCAGAAATGGACGTTAACTgccattatttgtatttttagaaCGTTTAGACTTCTACCAAAATAAATCAAAAGCTGCAAAAAGACAGACCAGTCCCATTGCTTTTAGTTCCAAAACATCTTTATTTCCCCATCTCACCCCAAATAcacactttaaaaaaacaaaacaaaaacaacaaaaaacaaaacaaacaaaacccacagaaaaaaagaaaaaaaaaaagccccacaaAAACAAATCCCaatccctcccacaaaaaaacaaaaacaaaaacataaaaacaaaataaaaaaaagaaaataaaaaagtttcaATCAACATCTTTCAGCAAGGCACGAGCCCTTCCACCCCTCCCcataaattaaagaaaaataaaaatggaagtgTTCCTTAGAGGGGAGGGAACAGCTGCAATCACTCCTACAGAACAAGGTTCTTCTGTAAAAAGAAACCTGCAAAGATAAAAATACTCAAAAgcacgcagaaaaaaaaaatgtatcacaATGTTTGGTCTTCCCTTGACATGAGTCATGAGAAACAGTCCAAAGCTATTGTGAAAGAAAACACCAGgagagaacaaaagaaaataagatgaggcctgaagaggagagaagagagaagacatGAGAAATAAAGCAAGGAGAACTAAGGGACATGAGAAATAAAGCAAGGAGAACTAAGGGGAAAGAAATAGAAGGGGACTGAAGGACACAAATGAAATCATTGCAACTTTTGGACGGTTTCATTTCCGCCCAATGTCCACCAAAATCACAAGACAACActcaatgaaataaaaataaacattcacTGAGAAAAAAAGCAGGAAGCCAAAAAGGGACAGAGTCCCCGAATACCTTACCAAGGAATACTGGCTGGGATGTTAACATATTTCCATTGCAGTCAGAAAAGGAAGGGTAGAGGaaaagtgggaggggggaggggggaagacacACCCCTGGAACGTTATTTTtcatacagattttttttaagggtttttgttttttatatatatataaaattttttccgtccatcttcttttttttctttttttttaatttttttccccacatCTTGCTAACTTTTAATTTTAGTAAGGGGAATACCATGATGTCGCTCTAGCCCGGCCCCTGTAAGAGAGAGAAGCAACATTTCAGAAGAGAGAAACATACAACATTTGCACCCAGTGCCGCAACCTCTTCCTGAGATGTGAGTCCCTCCCACAATGAGGCAGCACAACCAGCCCCCCTCCATGCTAAGCTCCCTCCCCTCAATACTGCTTATCCTACCCCTTTTGGTCTTCCAATCCTCAAGGGCCACCAACTGCTTGTGAATATTCATCAGGAATACCCTGAAAATGCAACCCACCAGCAGTACTCCGGAACCGAGAGTGAAGACCAAGGCAATTCCCAATCATCTAGAGCTATGAGAATGAATGCCTACTCCCTAACACTATATGTGACACACTGCTTGGACAGAGCAGTCTCTCAGACCTGTAGACTCGTCCTCGGGGCCTTGCAGAGTAGCCACTGTAGAAACGAGACCGCGAGCTGTAGCTGCTGCTCCGTGCCCTGTAACGGGCTCGTGGGAAGCCTCGGTCTGTGCTGCTGATGCCTGGTCTGTTGGTGCGTTTCGGGACCACCTAagtagagaaagagagggagaaaaatgAAACATTAAGCCTCATCTCAGACTGCTCACCAGCATGAGCTCCTGGAAGCTTGAACAGTGTCGCAATTTATTTTGCTCAGAATATGATCCAAATCTGGAAGGACTCAAGGAGAGAGATTTAACAtgcaagatctaatttctccatacttgatagttttctttcctggagtagcctaatgattagcagAGTGAGTTGAGaacccggggaactgggttcaattcccactgctctaagcttagattgtgagcccactagggacagaaaaagtaccggtatacaatatgtaagctgctttggttgtaccagagaaaggtggtatatcaaatgcataaaCCTCACGACATTGTAGCTCTCACGAACCAGATTCTGTGAGAGAGAATCAGTAACTGGCACAACACGGTCCAAAAGGAGTAGAGGAGCAGCCTAGCGATTAGACAACAAAACACCCTGTTCAAATCCTACTACCGCTCTCTGATCTTGGCCAAATCGCTTAACTCTCCACtgctcctccagggacagaagtaTCTGGAGTATCCGAAAGTTACTCGccttgggctactactgaaaaaaagcatAAACTAAACAGACAGCCACTCTTAAGCCTACAAGTCTCAAGAACCAAACAGCTAAGAGACCCAGGCCCTCAGCTCTGCTCTAACATCAGTGACTACCCTCAGGTACATGATTCATGTGCACGGACCTTTATCTGTCGACCTCTGAAGAGGGAATCATCCAGCGCCATGGAGGTCCTCACCGATTCTTTATCGGAGAACTCAATGTAGGCGAACCTTCCACAGAAGAGGACGAGAGGGGTTACAGCTTTAAGGACCACATAGAAGTCAACTCCCACTGAATCCCAGTACACAAAGTAAATCCCCCCAGAGCCTGCCCGAGTGCTCAGAAGGTATCTTCCTAGGTCCACTCACCCCTTAGGATGCCCACTGAATTTGTCACATAAGATGGTCACTCTGTTCACTGAGCCACAACCATGGAAATGGGCCTCCAGCTCTTCTGCAGTCGCACCGTAGTCTACCTGCAGACAAAGTACAAAGGGTGAGGTCGCTATACACTAACACCTCGTTAGAGAAGACGCAGAAGGTAGTGAAAACATACTAACAGAGGAAGAGACCTGGTTACAAGGATCCCATCACTTACATTCCCAACATAGATGGATCTCGCATCAGCCTCCATCTTCTCCTCAAGGGACATGATGACAGGACCAGCTGCAAGGAAGAGAAAGGTACGAGTTATAGATTTAAGTTTGCTAACAATGTAATATATAACAATAAATGAACCATAGTGTTAAGCTAAGAAAGCAAGAATGAAGCCATCACAGACAGACAAAACTACAAATTGGTAGAAGGGGTGGGATTACAAACAGCACAATAGCCCCACTCTGCAGCAAGAGCCCTTTACCATTTCCTGGAGGGGGACTCATGTTCATCTGCTTCTCCACCTCATTCTGCAACTCCTTCAGCTTCTCTGCTTCCTCTTCCATCTCCCGCACACGGGCCTTAATTGCTTCcagttcctgaaagaaaagggGAAGCAATCAGGAGACACAATCTGAAGACATACGTTTACAAACCTTGATGCACCAAACCCTGCCGATAATTGTTATAAATCCATTCAGGTTACTCAGTTTGAACATGAGTTGTCTTGCCTGTAAGCCTCATCTTCATGTCTGCAAACGCCTTTCTAAATACCGAGCTGAATCCTCAACTATCCACACCCAGACACACAAAGCAGTTCTATTCAATGAATATACAGCTCATCTGTAAGAACTAAAGGACTGCGCATTAACATGCAACCAGATAGAACTAAAAATGTATTACAATTACCCAAAAAAGGTGCACAAAAAAACAGGAAAGGGAACAAGACAGTAAGGAAAATAACCTTAATGCATCTTAACCTCCAAAATGTAACAACCACCATGCTTTTGTTCATTTTCTAAATTTAAAGAAACTTAATATTTTTCAATAGGCAAGAAAGCGGTCCATAATTTAATTTAGCAACACTTACAACACAGAACCAGAAACACTGAGGGCaattctgtgcctaaatataggtaccTAGATTGGACCGCATTCTAAAAAGCTAAGTAGGCATCAGGCTTCCTTTTCAGAATACTAGAGTAACTGGTTAGATACACATGTGATTTAGGCAGAAGCACGTATGACAGTTCTCACCCCTAAATGCTAGAAATATGGGTTTAGGCATGTAAGC is drawn from Microcaecilia unicolor chromosome 14, aMicUni1.1, whole genome shotgun sequence and contains these coding sequences:
- the LOC115457583 gene encoding polyadenylate-binding protein 2-B isoform X4, which gives rise to MAANDPGFSTRSVVEDFVHYKLHQKGYASRPSAAEPPTNTLHAAMRAAGDEFEVRFRQAFSDLSTQLHVTPGTAYQRFADVVDGLFQGGVNWGRVVALFVFGAALCAESVNKEMMPLVERIMSWMVTYLEENLQDWMRSSGGWELEAIKARVREMEEEAEKLKELQNEVEKQMNMSPPPGNAGPVIMSLEEKMEADARSIYVGNVDYGATAEELEAHFHGCGSVNRVTILCDKFSGHPKGFAYIEFSDKESVRTSMALDDSLFRGRQIKVVPKRTNRPGISSTDRGFPRARYRARSSSYSSRSRFYSGYSARPRGRVYRGRARATSWYSPY
- the LOC115457583 gene encoding polyadenylate-binding protein 2 isoform X2, which produces MAASAVEYENSVCGAAEEGAATLLQQQQQQRGRRREEEDEEEEEGSGDGGGRGGGGNGGGRGPRGRRLGGRGAVGGRGAAALEELEDEDIEEEEPGEIGDPAIEDPELEAIKARVREMEEEAEKLKELQNEVEKQMNMSPPPGNAGPVIMSLEEKMEADARSIYVGNVDYGATAEELEAHFHGCGSVNRVTILCDKFSGHPKGFAYIEFSDKESVRTSMALDDSLFRGRQIKVVPKRTNRPGISSTDRGFPRARYRARSSSYSSRSRFYSGYSARPRGRVYRGRARATSWYSPY
- the LOC115457583 gene encoding polyadenylate-binding protein 2 isoform X1, encoding MAASAVEYENSVCGAAEEGAATLLQQQQQQRGRRREEEDEEEEEGSGDGGGRGGGGNGGGRGPRGRRLGGRGAVGGRGAAALEELEDEDIEEEEPGEIGDPAIEDPELEAIKARVREMEEEAEKLKELQNEVEKQMNMSPPPGNAGPVIMSLEEKMEADARSIYVGNVDYGATAEELEAHFHGCGSVNRVTILCDKFSGHPKGFAYIEFSDKESVRTSMALDDSLFRGRQIKVVPKRTNRPGISSTDRGFPRARYRARSSSYSSRSRFYSGYSARPRGRVYRSERLLCPSSVSHIVLGSRHSFS